In Raphanus sativus cultivar WK10039 chromosome 5, ASM80110v3, whole genome shotgun sequence, the following proteins share a genomic window:
- the LOC108856472 gene encoding NADPH-dependent diflavin oxidoreductase 1, whose product MGEKQRKLLVLYASQTGNALDAAERIGREAERRGCPASILSTDQFHPSSLPHEEAIVFVVSTTGQGDSPDSFKEFWRFLLQRNLGNSWLQRLRFAVFGLGDSGYQKYNFVAKKLDKRLLDLGATTIIEKGLGDDQHPSGYEATLDPWMMSLWGALYQINPKYFPKGPDVVIPQDELIDQPKYRILYHKQETLEPALMVESDIIERVREMSPGKLSKDKSKPDCFLKMTKNEVLTKAGSTKDVRHFEFQFVSSSIKYEVGDVVELLPSQDSSAIDAFIERCDLDPESFITVHPRETESNGSFGEVITHVPIKLKTFVELTMDVTSASPRRYFFEVMSFYATAEHEKERLQYFATPEGRDDLYNYNQKERRSVLEVLEDFPSVQMPFEWLVQLVPSLKPRAFSISSSPLAHPAQVHLTVSVVSWITPYKRPRKGLCSTWLASLTPEQGINIPVWFHKGSLPAPPQSVPLILVGPGTGCAPFRGFIAERAVQAETSPTAPVMFFFGCRNEDTDFLYRDFWESHAREGGMLSVVKGGGFYTAFSRDQPKKVYVQHKIREMRKEVWDLLCDGAAVYVAGSSTKMPCDVMSALEEIVMEETGGSKEMASRWLKALEKTGRYNVEAWS is encoded by the exons ATGGGAGAAAAGCAGAGGAAGCTGCTCGTCTTGTATGCTTCTCAGACCGGAAACGCTCTCGATGCGGCAGAGCGTATTGGCCGTGAAGCTGAACGCCGTGGTTGCCCTGCCTCTATCCTCTCCACCGACCAATTCCACCCG AGTTCCTTACCTCATGAGGAGGCTATTGTTTTTGTTGTATCCACTACAGGGCAAGGAGACTCTCCTGATTCTTTTAAG GAGTTTTGGAGGTTCCTTCTTCAAAGAAACTTGGGAAACTCTTGGTTGCAACGACTTCGCTTTGCAGTGTTTGGACTAGGTGATTCAGGTTACCAGAAGTACAAC TTTGTAGCAAAGAAGCTAGACAAAAGATTACTAGATCTTGGGGCCACAACCATCATTGAGAAAGGCCTGGGAGATGATCAACACCCATCAGG GTACGAAGCAACTCTTGATCCGTGGATGATGTCTTTGTGGGGTGCATTATATCAGATCAATCCCAAATACTTTCCTAAAGGTCCAGATGTGGTGATTCCTCAAGATGAATTAATTGATCAGCCCAAATATAGGATTTTATATCATAAGCAGGAAACACTGGAGCCTGCATTGATGGTAGAATCAG ACATCATAGAAAGAGTCCGTGAAATGTCACCCGGAAAATTATCCAAGGACAAAAGTAAACCAGACTGCTTTCTCAAGATG ACTAAAAATGAAGTCCTGACGAAAGCTGGAAGTACAAAGGATGTCCGCCACTTCGAGTTCCAATTTGTTTCTTCT AGTATCAAATATGAAGTTGGCGATGTTGTTGAGCTTCTTCCAAGCCAAGATTCTTCAGCAATAGATGCGTTTATAGAACGCTGTGATTTGGACCCGGAATCGTTTATCACA GTTCATCcaagagagacagagagtaATGGTTCATTTGGAGAAGTAATTACACATGTCCCTATTAAGCTTAAGACTTTTGTTGAATTAACAATGGACGTTACATCCGCTTCACCTCGACGATACTTCTTTGAG GTGATGAGCTTCTATGCAACAGCTGAACATGAGAAGGAAAGACTGCAATACTTTGCCACACCCGAGGGACGGGATGACCTCTACAATTACAATCAGAAGGAAAGAAGAAGCGTCCTTGAG GTGCTAGAGGATTTTCCTTCGGTGCAGATGCCTTTTGAGTGGCTTGTACAGTTAGTACCATCGCTAAAACCAAGAGCTTTTTCGATATCTTCATCTCCTTTGGCCCACCCTGCTCAAGTACATTTGACCGTAAGCGTGGTATCATGGATCACCCCTTATAAGAGACCTCGAAAGGGTCTATGCTCCACTTGGCTCGCAAGCCTCACACCTGAACAAG GGATAAACATACCGGTTTGGTTTCACAAGGGCTCTCTTCCTGCTCCACCACAGTCTGTTCCGCTCATCTTAGTGGGACCTGGAACCGGATGTGCCCCGTTCCGTGGGTTCATAGCTGAGAGAGCCGTGCAAGCTGAGACTAGTCCGACCGCACCAGTCATGTTCTTCTTTGGTTGCAGAAACGAAGACACAGATTTTTTATACCGAGACTTCTGGGAGTCTCATGCAAGAGAAGGAGGCATGCTCTCTGTAGTAAAAGGCGGCGGGTTTTACACTGCATTCTCTAGAGACCAACCGAAGAAGGTTTACGTGCAACACAAGATCCGAGAGATGAGGAAAGAAGTTTGGGATTTGCTATGTGATGGAGCCGCCGTTTACGTGGCGGGCTCGTCCACGAAAATGCCTTGTGATGTGATGTCGGCTTTGGAGGAGATTGTGATGGAGGAGACCGGAGGATCAAAGGAAATGGCTTCACGGTGGCTCAAGGCTTTGGAGAAAACTGGGAGATACAATGTTGAAGCTTGGTCTTAA
- the LOC108859823 gene encoding LOW QUALITY PROTEIN: uncharacterized protein LOC108859823 (The sequence of the model RefSeq protein was modified relative to this genomic sequence to represent the inferred CDS: deleted 2 bases in 1 codon; substituted 1 base at 1 genomic stop codon) codes for MKMFMFCGLYSWSLTHTICNPNNKTFIPLGAXLSFWFRKFIYGMFMLKNEPEEKLVN; via the exons ATGAAGATGTTCATGTTTTGTGGTCTATACTCGTGGAGTCTCACCCACACAATTTGCAACCCAAACAACAAAACCTTCATTCCATTA GGTGCATAGCTCTCATTTTGGTTCAGAAAGTTCATATATGGAATGTTCATGCTCAAGAACGAACCAGAGGAGAAACTTGTTAATTAG